A section of the bacterium SCSIO 12696 genome encodes:
- a CDS encoding WecB/TagA/CpsF family glycosyltransferase, with translation MDHRQHIFNLPFDLLTKKQILMRLEQCWSEGAGFEYCVTPNVDHVVRANKNTEYLPLYENAWISVCDSRILQKLARFCGVCFPEVVPGSDLTSELFLGGVQSNDSVLIIGANDELVARLLSRLHLDNVTHYNPPMGFMNNSDEVEKCLALAESKPFKYLFFAVGSPRQEILAYELKSRGKATGIGFCIGASIDFLVGTESRAPKWVQALSFEWFYRFLQNPRRLWRRYFVDGLRIFPIFIKELLERGK, from the coding sequence TTGGATCATAGACAACATATTTTTAATCTTCCGTTCGATCTGCTAACAAAAAAGCAGATACTCATGCGGCTTGAGCAGTGCTGGTCAGAGGGTGCTGGTTTTGAGTATTGTGTCACCCCTAATGTCGACCATGTTGTGAGAGCTAATAAAAACACTGAATATCTCCCGTTATATGAGAATGCATGGATCAGTGTTTGTGACAGTCGAATTTTGCAAAAGCTGGCGCGGTTTTGTGGTGTTTGTTTTCCAGAGGTTGTTCCGGGTAGCGATTTAACCAGCGAGTTATTTTTAGGCGGAGTACAAAGCAACGATTCAGTGCTGATAATAGGCGCAAATGATGAACTGGTTGCGAGGCTCTTATCTCGTTTACATCTGGATAATGTGACCCATTACAACCCCCCAATGGGCTTTATGAATAACAGCGATGAGGTGGAAAAATGCCTTGCGCTCGCAGAGAGTAAGCCATTTAAATATTTGTTTTTTGCAGTAGGTTCTCCTCGGCAAGAAATCTTGGCTTATGAACTGAAATCCCGAGGAAAGGCTACAGGTATTGGCTTTTGTATTGGTGCCTCAATTGACTTCTTAGTAGGAACGGAGAGTCGTGCGCCTAAATGGGTTCAGGCGTTGAGTTTCGAATGGTTTTATCGGTTTTTACAAAATCCCAGGCGCTTGTGGCGTCGCTATTTTGTAGATGGTTTAAGAATATTCCCCATTTTTATAAAGGAGTTGTTAGAACGTGGAAAGTAA
- the rpsH gene encoding 30S ribosomal protein S8, whose protein sequence is MSMQDPLSDMLTRIRNAHQRSKVAVSMPCSKLKVSVAQVLESEGYISGFSVTEGAKSELTVDLKYFEGKPVIEEIARISRPGLRKYAGSGELPKVRGGLGVAIISTSKGVMSDRAAREAGIGGEVLCTVF, encoded by the coding sequence ATGAGTATGCAAGATCCGTTGTCAGACATGCTGACTCGCATCCGCAACGCCCACCAGCGTAGCAAGGTTGCGGTAAGTATGCCCTGTTCCAAACTGAAGGTCTCTGTGGCCCAAGTATTGGAAAGTGAAGGTTACATTTCCGGTTTCAGCGTTACTGAAGGCGCCAAGTCTGAGCTGACTGTTGACCTGAAATATTTTGAAGGCAAGCCGGTAATCGAAGAGATTGCCCGTATCAGCCGTCCCGGCCTGCGTAAATACGCTGGTTCCGGTGAGCTGCCTAAAGTTCGCGGTGGCCTGGGTGTCGCTATCATCTCCACCTCCAAAGGTGTGATGAGCGATCGCGCAGCACGCGAAGCGGGCATCGGCGGCGAAGTGCTCTGCACTGTTTTCTAA
- the rpsE gene encoding 30S ribosomal protein S5 — MARDRDQKGQQESDGLQEKLVQVNRVAKTVKGGRIFAFTALTVVGDGNGKVGFGRGKAREVPQAIQKAMESARRNMIQVHLDGDTIQYPTKANHGASKVYMQPASAGTGVIAGGAMRSVLEIAGVQNVLAKCYGSTNPVNVVRATFKALQNMRSPDEVAAKRGKAAEEIV, encoded by the coding sequence ATGGCTAGAGATCGAGATCAAAAAGGTCAACAGGAAAGCGATGGCCTGCAAGAGAAGCTGGTTCAGGTTAACCGTGTTGCCAAAACCGTAAAAGGTGGTCGTATCTTTGCTTTCACTGCACTGACCGTAGTTGGTGATGGTAACGGCAAAGTGGGCTTCGGCCGCGGCAAAGCCCGCGAAGTGCCGCAGGCAATCCAGAAAGCAATGGAATCCGCGCGCCGCAATATGATTCAGGTTCACCTGGACGGCGACACCATTCAGTACCCCACCAAAGCCAACCATGGCGCCTCCAAGGTGTACATGCAGCCGGCTTCTGCGGGTACCGGTGTGATTGCTGGCGGCGCCATGCGCTCCGTGTTGGAAATCGCTGGTGTACAGAACGTATTGGCCAAGTGTTACGGCTCTACCAATCCGGTAAACGTGGTTCGTGCTACGTTCAAAGCGCTGCAAAACATGCGCTCTCCGGACGAAGTGGCGGCCAAGCGCGGCAAAGCGGCTGAAGAGATTGTTTGA
- the rplQ gene encoding 50S ribosomal protein L17: protein MRHRQSGRQLNRNSSHRRAMFRNMTASLVEHELIKTTLPKAKELRRYAEPLITLAKQDSVANRRLAFDRLRNKETVGKLFGELGPRYEERPGGYIRILKCGFRAGDNAPMAYVELVDRPQVEVVEEVESDEE, encoded by the coding sequence ATGCGTCATCGTCAAAGTGGCCGCCAACTGAACCGCAACAGCTCGCACCGTCGGGCCATGTTTCGCAACATGACTGCGTCGTTGGTCGAGCATGAACTGATCAAAACCACACTGCCCAAAGCCAAAGAACTGCGTCGTTACGCCGAGCCGCTGATTACTCTGGCCAAGCAAGATAGCGTTGCCAACCGTCGCCTGGCGTTCGACCGCCTGCGCAACAAAGAAACCGTTGGCAAGCTGTTCGGCGAACTGGGCCCGCGCTACGAAGAGCGCCCCGGCGGCTACATCCGCATCCTTAAATGCGGCTTCCGCGCTGGCGACAACGCGCCTATGGCGTATGTTGAGCTGGTGGATCGCCCGCAAGTGGAAGTGGTTGAAGAAGTTGAGAGCGACGAAGAGTAA
- the rpoA gene encoding DNA-directed RNA polymerase subunit alpha, producing MQTSATELLTPRTIDVTELGPTHAKVVLEPLERGFGHTLGNALRRILLSSMPGCAVVEVEIDGVLHEYSSVEGVQEDVIEILLNLKEVAVVLHGKDEVELTLSKKGKGAVTAGDIQVDSNVEIMNPELVIANITGNTELNMRLRVQRGRGYQPADARNSDQEETRAIGRLQLDASYSPVRRVAYVVDSARVEQRTDLDKLIIDLETNGTLDPEEAIRRAATILQQQLAVFVDLESEAQSEPEEKEEEIDPILLRPVDDLELTVRSANCLKAESIYYIGDLIQRTEVELLKTPNLGKKSLTEIKDVLASRGLSLGMRLENWPPASIKQEEL from the coding sequence ATGCAAACATCTGCGACAGAACTTCTGACTCCGCGCACCATCGACGTTACCGAGCTGGGTCCAACCCACGCCAAAGTGGTCCTGGAACCACTGGAGCGTGGCTTTGGCCACACTCTGGGTAATGCTCTGCGCCGCATTCTGCTTTCCTCCATGCCCGGCTGCGCCGTGGTTGAGGTAGAGATCGACGGTGTACTGCACGAATACAGCAGCGTTGAAGGCGTACAGGAAGACGTGATCGAAATCCTGCTCAACTTGAAAGAAGTTGCCGTGGTTCTGCACGGTAAAGACGAAGTTGAGCTGACCCTGAGCAAAAAAGGCAAAGGTGCGGTAACTGCTGGCGACATCCAAGTAGACAGCAATGTCGAAATCATGAACCCGGAGCTGGTGATCGCCAACATCACTGGCAACACTGAGCTGAACATGCGCTTGCGCGTTCAGCGTGGTCGCGGCTACCAGCCCGCCGACGCTCGCAACAGCGATCAGGAAGAGACCCGCGCTATTGGCCGCCTGCAACTGGATGCTTCCTACAGCCCGGTTCGCCGTGTTGCCTATGTGGTGGACAGCGCTCGTGTTGAACAACGCACTGATTTGGACAAGCTGATTATTGATCTGGAGACCAACGGTACTTTGGATCCGGAGGAAGCGATCCGTCGTGCGGCCACCATTCTGCAACAGCAGCTGGCGGTATTCGTCGACCTGGAGAGCGAAGCCCAATCCGAGCCGGAGGAGAAGGAAGAGGAAATTGATCCGATTCTGCTGCGTCCGGTAGACGATCTGGAGCTGACTGTTCGCTCGGCCAACTGCCTGAAAGCGGAAAGCATCTACTACATCGGTGACCTGATTCAGCGCACCGAAGTAGAGTTGCTGAAAACGCCGAATCTGGGCAAGAAGTCTCTTACCGAAATCAAAGACGTTCTCGCCTCCCGCGGCCTGTCCCTGGGAATGCGCCTTGAGAACTGGCCACCTGCCAGCATCAAGCAAGAAGAACTCTAA
- the rplR gene encoding 50S ribosomal protein L18, which yields MSDKKDSRLRRARRSRMKIRELGENRLCIHRTPRHMYAQVIAPEGDRVLASASTLDKELRSGATGNIEAASSVGKLVAERAKAAGVTRVAFDRAGFKYHGRVKALADAAREAGLEF from the coding sequence ATGAGCGACAAAAAAGACTCCCGTTTGCGTCGTGCGCGCCGCTCCCGGATGAAAATCCGCGAGCTGGGCGAAAACCGCCTGTGCATTCACCGCACTCCGCGCCACATGTACGCACAAGTAATCGCGCCGGAAGGCGATCGTGTATTGGCCAGCGCCTCCACGCTGGACAAGGAATTGCGCTCTGGCGCTACTGGCAACATCGAAGCGGCAAGCTCCGTTGGCAAGCTGGTGGCTGAGCGTGCCAAGGCTGCCGGTGTTACTCGCGTTGCCTTCGATCGTGCCGGATTCAAATACCACGGTCGCGTTAAAGCGCTGGCAGATGCTGCCCGCGAAGCCGGACTGGAATTCTAA
- the rpsD gene encoding 30S ribosomal protein S4: protein MARYIGPTCKLSRREGTDLFLKSGVRPLDSKCRAESAPGQHGQRRGRLSDYGVQLREKQKVRRTYGVLEKQFRNYYKEAARLRGATGANLLTLLEQRLDNVVYRMGFGATRAESRQLVSHNSILVNGKKVNIASYQVQAGDEVSIREKSKTQLRISSALALAAQRGEVEWIEVDANKMAGTFKRVPDRSELPSDINENLIVELYSK from the coding sequence ATGGCAAGATATATTGGACCAACTTGTAAACTGTCCCGCCGCGAAGGAACCGATCTGTTCCTGAAAAGTGGCGTTCGTCCTCTGGACTCCAAGTGTCGCGCAGAGAGCGCCCCTGGCCAGCACGGTCAGCGTCGTGGCCGTCTGTCTGACTACGGTGTTCAGCTGCGTGAAAAGCAAAAAGTTCGTCGTACCTACGGTGTTCTGGAAAAGCAGTTCCGCAACTACTACAAAGAAGCTGCTCGTCTGCGCGGCGCAACCGGTGCCAACCTGTTGACTCTGCTGGAACAGCGCCTGGATAACGTGGTTTACCGCATGGGCTTTGGTGCCACTCGCGCTGAATCCCGTCAGCTGGTATCTCACAATTCCATTCTGGTGAATGGCAAGAAGGTGAACATCGCCTCTTACCAGGTCCAGGCTGGCGACGAAGTGAGCATCCGTGAGAAGTCCAAAACTCAGCTGCGTATTTCCAGCGCTCTGGCACTGGCTGCCCAGCGCGGTGAAGTTGAGTGGATTGAAGTCGACGCCAACAAAATGGCCGGTACTTTCAAGCGCGTTCCTGACCGCAGCGAACTGCCTTCCGACATCAACGAAAACCTGATTGTTGAGCTGTACTCCAAGTAA
- the rpsM gene encoding 30S ribosomal protein S13 produces the protein MARISGVNIPDNKHAVISLTYVFGIGRPTAKAICAEVGIAEDVKIADLSDAQMDTLREAVAKHTVEGDLRREISMNIKRLMDLGCYRGLRHRRSLPLRGQRTKTNARTRKGPRKPIKR, from the coding sequence ATGGCCCGTATTTCCGGTGTCAATATCCCCGATAACAAGCATGCGGTGATTTCCCTCACCTATGTTTTCGGGATCGGCCGCCCAACCGCTAAAGCAATCTGCGCTGAAGTCGGTATCGCGGAAGATGTAAAGATAGCTGATCTCTCCGACGCGCAGATGGACACTCTCCGTGAGGCAGTAGCCAAACACACGGTAGAGGGTGACTTGCGTCGGGAAATCAGTATGAATATCAAACGTTTGATGGACCTTGGTTGCTACCGTGGCCTGCGCCACCGTCGCAGCTTGCCGCTGCGCGGCCAGCGTACCAAGACCAATGCCCGTACTCGTAAGGGTCCGCGCAAACCCATCAAGCGCTAA
- the rpmJ gene encoding 50S ribosomal protein L36 — protein sequence MKVRASVKKMCRNCKIIRRNGVVRVICSAEPRHKQRQG from the coding sequence ATGAAAGTTCGTGCATCGGTTAAAAAAATGTGCCGCAACTGCAAAATCATCCGTCGCAACGGTGTTGTACGGGTAATCTGTAGTGCGGAGCCGCGCCATAAGCAACGCCAGGGCTGA
- the rplE gene encoding 50S ribosomal protein L5, which produces MAKLKEIYKNELAPKLKEELGLANVMEVPRISKITLNMGVGEALGDKKILENAVADLEKISGQKVVVTRARKSIAGFKVREGWPIGCKVTLRSDRMYEFLERLISIAIPRIRDFRGISPKSFDGRGNFAMGVTEQIIFPEIDYDKVDTLRGLDITITTTARTNDEGRALLRAFNFPLKN; this is translated from the coding sequence ATGGCAAAGTTGAAAGAAATTTACAAAAACGAACTCGCCCCCAAGTTGAAAGAAGAGCTGGGTCTGGCGAACGTAATGGAAGTACCTCGCATCAGCAAAATCACCCTCAACATGGGTGTGGGCGAAGCTCTGGGTGACAAAAAGATCCTAGAAAACGCCGTTGCTGATCTGGAGAAAATCTCCGGTCAAAAGGTCGTGGTAACCCGTGCACGCAAATCCATCGCCGGCTTTAAAGTCCGCGAAGGTTGGCCGATCGGCTGTAAGGTAACTCTGCGTTCAGATCGCATGTATGAGTTCCTGGAGCGCCTGATCAGCATTGCGATTCCCCGTATTCGCGACTTCCGTGGCATCAGCCCCAAGTCGTTTGACGGTCGTGGGAACTTTGCCATGGGTGTAACCGAGCAGATCATTTTCCCGGAAATTGATTACGACAAGGTCGACACGCTGCGTGGTCTGGACATCACCATCACCACCACCGCTCGCACCAACGATGAAGGCCGCGCTCTGTTGCGTGCATTCAACTTCCCGCTGAAGAACTGA
- the rpsN gene encoding 30S ribosomal protein S14, which produces MAKKSMIARETKRAKTVAQYAAKRAELKAIIKNANSSDEEIWEAQQQLQKLPRDASPARQQRRCRVTGRPHAVYRKFGLCRNKLREAAMRGDVPGLVKASW; this is translated from the coding sequence ATGGCTAAGAAATCCATGATTGCGCGCGAAACCAAACGCGCCAAGACCGTTGCTCAGTACGCCGCCAAGCGCGCCGAACTGAAAGCGATCATCAAGAATGCCAACTCTTCCGATGAAGAGATTTGGGAAGCGCAACAGCAGCTGCAAAAACTGCCTCGCGATGCCAGCCCGGCTCGCCAGCAGCGCCGCTGTCGTGTCACCGGTCGCCCGCACGCGGTGTACCGCAAGTTTGGCCTGTGCCGCAACAAGCTGCGTGAAGCAGCCATGCGCGGTGACGTACCTGGCCTTGTTAAAGCCAGCTGGTAA
- the rplX gene encoding 50S ribosomal protein L24, producing the protein MRKIKRDDEVIVIAGRDKGKRGKVLRVLDEQRLIVSGVQLVKKHQKPNPQQGIAGGIVEKEAPIQVSNVAIFNGATNKADRVGFKEEGGKKVRIFKSTGEAVDA; encoded by the coding sequence ATGCGTAAGATCAAGCGTGATGACGAAGTAATCGTGATCGCCGGGCGCGACAAAGGCAAGCGTGGCAAAGTGCTGCGTGTGCTGGACGAGCAGCGCCTGATCGTCAGCGGTGTGCAGCTGGTGAAAAAGCACCAGAAGCCCAATCCGCAACAGGGTATTGCCGGTGGTATCGTGGAAAAAGAAGCCCCTATTCAGGTTTCCAATGTCGCGATTTTCAATGGCGCAACCAACAAAGCAGATCGTGTGGGCTTTAAAGAAGAAGGCGGCAAAAAAGTGCGCATCTTCAAGTCTACAGGCGAAGCTGTTGACGCCTAA
- the rpsQ gene encoding 30S ribosomal protein S17, which produces MAQTEKARTLAGKVVSDKMDKTITVLIERRVKHEMYGKIVSKSSKIKAHDENNECKIGDVVEIAETRPLAKSKSWKLVEIVERATEV; this is translated from the coding sequence ATGGCCCAGACAGAAAAAGCACGTACTCTGGCAGGTAAAGTTGTCAGTGACAAAATGGACAAAACCATTACTGTTTTGATCGAACGTCGCGTAAAACACGAGATGTACGGCAAGATCGTAAGCAAGTCCAGCAAGATCAAGGCACACGACGAAAACAACGAGTGCAAAATCGGCGACGTAGTAGAAATTGCCGAGACTCGTCCGTTGGCCAAGTCCAAGTCTTGGAAACTGGTTGAAATTGTGGAGCGTGCCACTGAGGTATAA
- the rpmD gene encoding 50S ribosomal protein L30 has translation MAKAKKMMKVTQIKSVHGRLAAHKACVAGLGLRRIGHTVEVEDTPSTRGMVNKVNYLVKVEGE, from the coding sequence ATGGCTAAAGCAAAGAAAATGATGAAAGTGACCCAGATTAAGTCCGTTCACGGGCGTCTGGCTGCTCACAAGGCGTGCGTTGCTGGCCTCGGCCTGCGTCGCATTGGCCACACTGTTGAGGTGGAAGACACACCGTCCACTCGCGGTATGGTTAACAAAGTGAACTACCTGGTTAAGGTTGAGGGAGAATAA
- the rplN gene encoding 50S ribosomal protein L14, with the protein MIQTQSYLDVADNSGARRVMCIKVLGGSHRRYAGVGDIIKVTVKEAIPRGKVKKGQVLDAVVVRTKKGVRRQDGSLIKFDDNAAVMLNASHAPIGTRIFGPVTRELRSEKFMKIVSLAPEVL; encoded by the coding sequence ATGATTCAAACACAAAGCTACCTGGATGTTGCCGATAACTCTGGTGCCCGTCGCGTGATGTGCATCAAGGTGTTGGGCGGTTCCCACCGTCGTTACGCCGGTGTTGGCGACATCATTAAGGTTACCGTGAAGGAAGCCATTCCCCGCGGCAAGGTGAAGAAAGGCCAGGTGCTCGACGCCGTGGTTGTACGCACCAAAAAAGGCGTTCGCCGTCAGGACGGATCATTGATCAAGTTCGACGACAACGCTGCAGTAATGCTGAACGCATCTCATGCCCCTATCGGCACCCGTATTTTTGGGCCGGTAACCCGCGAGCTGCGCAGCGAAAAATTTATGAAAATTGTCTCTCTGGCTCCAGAAGTTCTTTAA
- the rpsK gene encoding 30S ribosomal protein S11, with amino-acid sequence MAKPGQKTARKKVKKTVVDGIAHIHASFNNTIVTITDRQGNALSWATAGGSGFRGSRKSTPFAAQVAAERAGVAAQEYGLKNLEVEVKGPGPGRESAVRALNNAGFKITNITDVTPIPHNGCRPPKKRRV; translated from the coding sequence ATGGCAAAACCTGGACAAAAGACCGCTCGCAAGAAGGTCAAAAAGACAGTTGTTGATGGCATCGCGCACATTCACGCGTCGTTCAACAACACCATCGTTACTATTACCGACCGCCAGGGCAACGCCCTGAGCTGGGCCACTGCAGGTGGTTCCGGTTTCCGCGGTTCTCGCAAATCCACTCCCTTCGCCGCTCAGGTGGCTGCTGAGCGTGCCGGTGTTGCCGCTCAAGAGTACGGTTTGAAAAACCTGGAAGTGGAAGTGAAGGGCCCTGGCCCCGGCCGTGAATCCGCTGTTCGCGCACTGAACAACGCTGGATTCAAAATTACCAACATCACCGACGTGACGCCGATCCCCCACAACGGGTGTCGTCCGCCGAAAAAACGTCGCGTATAA
- the rplO gene encoding 50S ribosomal protein L15, producing MRLNELSPAPGRIKEGKRAGRGIGSGLGKTCGRGHKGQKSRSGGSVKPGFEGGQMPLQKRLPKYGFTSRISRVSEEIRLAELNKVDADVITLEELRKAGLVNANIKRAKVFLSGEITKAVTLKGIAATKGAVAAIEAAGGKVEAE from the coding sequence GTGCGACTGAATGAATTAAGTCCCGCTCCCGGGCGTATTAAAGAAGGCAAGCGTGCTGGCCGTGGTATCGGCAGTGGTTTGGGCAAAACTTGTGGCCGCGGCCACAAAGGCCAGAAGTCTCGTTCCGGCGGTTCTGTGAAGCCCGGTTTCGAAGGCGGCCAAATGCCTTTGCAGAAGCGTCTGCCCAAGTACGGTTTTACCTCACGTATCTCTCGCGTTAGCGAAGAGATTCGTCTGGCGGAGCTGAACAAAGTTGATGCTGACGTTATTACCCTGGAAGAGCTGCGCAAGGCGGGTTTGGTGAATGCCAATATCAAGCGCGCCAAAGTGTTCCTGTCTGGTGAAATCACCAAGGCTGTGACTCTGAAGGGTATCGCTGCGACCAAAGGTGCTGTGGCTGCTATTGAAGCGGCTGGCGGCAAGGTTGAGGCGGAATAA
- the rplF gene encoding 50S ribosomal protein L6, which translates to MSRIAKAPIEIPGGVTVTLKDGAISVKGGKGELSHSIHGDVEVNQDDNVLTFAPKNGGKSANALAGTTRALVNNMVTGVSNGFEKKLQLQGVGYRAALQGKKLNLTLGFSHPVEYELPEGVKAECTSQTDIVLSSANKQLLGQVAAEIRAYRPPEPYKGKGVRYADEHVRRKEAKKK; encoded by the coding sequence ATGTCACGTATAGCAAAAGCCCCAATTGAGATTCCTGGCGGCGTTACCGTTACCCTGAAAGACGGCGCAATTTCCGTCAAAGGTGGTAAGGGTGAGTTGAGCCACAGCATTCACGGCGACGTGGAAGTGAACCAGGACGACAATGTGCTGACTTTCGCCCCTAAAAATGGCGGCAAATCAGCTAACGCCCTGGCGGGTACCACCCGTGCATTGGTCAACAACATGGTTACCGGTGTCAGCAATGGCTTCGAGAAGAAGTTGCAATTGCAAGGTGTTGGTTACCGTGCTGCCCTGCAAGGCAAGAAGCTCAACCTGACTCTGGGTTTCTCCCACCCGGTTGAGTACGAACTGCCGGAAGGCGTGAAAGCCGAGTGCACCAGCCAGACTGATATCGTGCTGAGCTCTGCCAACAAGCAGTTGCTGGGCCAGGTTGCCGCAGAAATTCGCGCATACCGTCCGCCAGAGCCTTACAAAGGCAAAGGTGTTCGCTACGCCGATGAGCATGTGCGTCGTAAAGAAGCGAAGAAGAAATAG
- the secY gene encoding preprotein translocase subunit SecY has product MAKAGNMPMGSQKGMGELLARLRFLFLAIVVYRIGIHIPIPGINPERVAEFFNSNQGTILDVFNMFSGGALANMSILTLGVMPYISASIIMQLMGAVVPSLEQLKKEGDSGRRKLNQYTRYGTVLLALVQGSGIAVGLGSQGFAMDPGPVFYVGAVVSLVTGAVFMMWLGEQITERGVGNGISMLIFAGIVAGLPSAIGGSIEMARQGEIHGVALLFILILAIALIYFVVFMERGQRRITVNYAQRQQGRKAYNAQTSHLPLKVNMAGVIPAIFASSILLFPNTITTWFGEGSNAPEWVSQIGLLIGRGQPLYYLLFAGLIIFFCFFYTALMYNTKEMADNLKRGGAYLPGIRPGEQTSKYIDTVMTRLTVVGGIYMAGVCMLPEVLQVQFNVPFYLGGTSLLIAVVVTMDFMAQVQSHLMSSQYDSLMKKSNLKGKR; this is encoded by the coding sequence ATGGCCAAAGCCGGTAATATGCCGATGGGAAGCCAAAAAGGCATGGGCGAGCTGTTAGCTCGCCTTCGCTTTTTGTTCCTGGCAATTGTGGTTTACCGCATCGGTATTCATATCCCTATTCCGGGCATTAATCCGGAGCGTGTTGCTGAGTTTTTTAACAGCAACCAAGGCACCATTCTCGACGTGTTTAACATGTTCTCCGGTGGTGCACTGGCAAATATGAGTATCCTCACTCTGGGTGTTATGCCTTATATCTCTGCGTCGATCATTATGCAGTTGATGGGGGCGGTAGTACCCAGTTTGGAACAGCTTAAGAAAGAAGGTGACTCTGGCCGCCGCAAGCTTAACCAGTACACCCGTTACGGTACGGTATTGCTGGCGTTAGTTCAGGGCTCAGGTATTGCTGTTGGCCTTGGCAGTCAGGGTTTTGCGATGGATCCCGGCCCGGTCTTTTATGTGGGTGCTGTGGTTTCACTGGTTACCGGTGCAGTCTTTATGATGTGGCTGGGTGAGCAGATCACCGAACGTGGCGTGGGCAACGGCATTTCCATGTTGATCTTTGCCGGTATTGTGGCGGGTTTGCCCAGTGCCATTGGCGGTTCCATTGAGATGGCGCGTCAGGGCGAGATCCACGGTGTGGCATTGCTGTTTATCCTGATTCTGGCCATTGCCCTGATTTACTTTGTGGTATTTATGGAGCGCGGTCAACGCCGCATTACCGTGAACTACGCGCAGCGCCAGCAAGGTCGCAAGGCGTATAACGCCCAGACCAGCCATCTGCCGCTGAAGGTGAATATGGCCGGTGTTATCCCGGCGATTTTTGCCAGCAGTATTCTGCTGTTTCCCAACACCATTACCACCTGGTTTGGTGAGGGCAGTAATGCACCGGAATGGGTGAGCCAGATCGGTTTGTTAATTGGCCGCGGTCAGCCGCTGTACTACTTGCTGTTTGCCGGTTTGATTATTTTCTTCTGCTTCTTCTACACGGCGTTGATGTACAACACCAAAGAAATGGCAGATAACCTGAAGCGCGGTGGGGCCTACTTGCCTGGGATTCGCCCTGGTGAGCAGACGTCCAAGTACATCGACACAGTAATGACTCGCCTGACTGTGGTTGGCGGTATTTATATGGCCGGTGTGTGTATGTTGCCGGAAGTGCTGCAAGTGCAATTTAATGTGCCGTTTTACCTGGGTGGCACCTCGCTGTTGATTGCGGTGGTGGTAACCATGGACTTTATGGCCCAGGTTCAGTCGCACTTGATGTCGTCTCAGTACGACTCGTTGATGAAAAAATCCAATTTGAAGGGCAAGCGGTAA